The genomic interval ATAattcattatttcaaaaatCTAGGCTTCTGCCGATTTTGAACATGCAACAttcacagatgcacacacatccCACATATCTcgcatgttcatttatttaatactttggcTAATGTGATTGTGCTTTTGCTACAAATAAGACGGCAGCTCTCTCAGTTCTCTGTTAAACGTTTCATCGCATTTGTATCCACAAAATCAAAGCAGATTTTAAAGCAGATTCAGCCCTGCGACACTTTTAAAGATGCAATGATCCTATAAATGCATCGCGCTGCATTACATAATTTAAGTCACCGACAAAACCTTCTTAAGGAAgagaacaagcaaaaaaaaaaaaatctcaccgAGCCAGTCGTTAAACTTCTTGACTTCGCTGGGCAGGCCGAGCTCTGTGAAGTCTCCAGTGTGCAGTAAGACGTCACCGTAAGGCATCTGAATAGTGTCAGTGCGCGAGTGCGTGTCAGAGATACAGACAAACCGCGTGTAGCCCGGGGGCTTGGGGGTGTCATGGGGTAACGGATCTACCCTGTGGAGAGACAGAGGCGTGGGAATACGTAAGGTTATATATCGTTCTCTCACGACTTCGCAGTTGTATTTGCAGAAAAGGGTCTCTGAGGGACATGGCAGAGTTTTGAATAAGAATGGCCCACTTTAGAGCATCTCCTACTGGGTCGACCACACAGACTCTACcggcgacacacacacacacacacacacacacacacacacacaggtaccaACTCACAGACAGTCATACACACTCACGAATATATGGTAGTGGCCTGTTTTCCTTTGTAAATtggcataaataaaaagaaatagaaacagTGAAACAAGGCCCATTCAGGGGAAAATAATTTACTCTTTGAactataatacaattaaaaaaagaaacaatgatGCAAAATTCTTcaacaaattcaaatatatatattaaaagacaatagtgtcattattaaaaaaaaatttggtaaGGAAGCCCCgaatcatgaaaaatatttagttgaCATGAACCCAATCGGGcgggttttttttgtgttttaaaaacgcAACGGTAGCAACAGCGCTCTAAAGGTAATGAAGATCTCCTGAGAGAATTTTAACATGCAAACTGTCAGCTAAAGCAAAGCGTGCTGTCAGAATGCAAATTAAAGTGCCGCTgctaaaaatctgaaatggaaaagaaagaaaaaaaatgcagaagacAACTAGGACAACTAGTCAAGCGCATGCGATTCTTAAATTTGCGAGTTTCTTACATATGGACGTGAGGCGGCTGGAAGCGCCCCTGGTTGATGTTGTAGAAGGTGAAGGCTTGAGTCGGGTTGGCGCTGTATTCGTCCACTTCCACCACCCCTCTTCCGCTCCTCTGAGACTGTTGCTGCTGTCGTCGGGCTGCCATGATTTCGGAAAGTGTGAAAGCCatggcaacacacacacacacacacactaacgctttctctctcacacaggcGCACTTGCTCGCCGGTGCTCGCTTAAAGGGCTTccaatggggtgagactgtctTGTGCAAGTTGTCGGGACGGGTCCCGGACCGTATTCAGCGGTTGGCCCACCGTACAGCTCCGCTGCTGGGACAGTGAGCCTGCATGCCTCCCCTCAATCACAGCACACCAGCGGCCACAATGCacctgagggggaaaaaaaaggcacGAGATGCAAGATAAAGGGAGATGAGAACGGTGACAGCGGCATATTATCAAAACCCACAATCAGACGTGCGGCTGACGGCGGTGTGTCCCACTCTCCTGCGTGTTAGCGCCGAGATCTTACACAAAGCCATGGTAACCATTCTGTCACGATTTCTGTCTAACAATAGAGTTCCCTGCACTTTCAAGAcggcagaagaagaaaaaaaaaaagatgcgaCGCAACAGAGACAATTGTTTGGGAAGAGAGAGGACACAAAAGCCCTCTAAAAGAAAGGGgagctaaaatgttattttgaactgAAATAACAAGGAGGAAAGAAGCTGAAAGCTTTCTGCAGTCAGAGAGTGCTGAAAAAGACCTCAAAAAAATTGcgatacgatttttttttttctacataaaaGATGGATGATGACTAAGCAAACTAAGTAAAAGCACGTAAGCTGTAAGTAATAGGAGGAGtagtgaaaataaaactaaataaaatatattgaaaaaaaaaaaagtattaaaaaagtaatgtagGATTTAGGTGTTAAAAGAGACCATGCAAGTAttttgccttttatttaaatgatgaataTCAAGGTATTCAGTACTACATGTCAAAAGATCatgtacaaaaaataacacaaacgtACTTGCTGGCATTTTTGTGAGTGTAACATGGTTCACAAAAAGAGACTAAATTAATTAGCAGATCTATCAGCTTAACCATATGATAACTTGCTTTTCATTAAGCCTAATTTCACAAGGCGTCCTTTGCCAGATAAACACTGTGTGTGCCGTTAAGGATTTTGTTTAGATAACAAGAAATAAACCCGACACGACGCCAAAAATCAATCGCGCACGTTTAACAAGCGTTCAGGAACTGACTGTATCTATGGTAACTGTCTCCGCTTCCCAAACAGACGAGCGTCGTTTATAATCATCCATGCATATTCAAAAGATATGCGGTGCTGATTTACATAGCAGAAATATACTTACCTGTGCAAACTCAAGAGTCTGACGCTGATAGGTTTTAAAGACGTGCAGGTGAAGACGCCGGACTAATAACCGGGGAAAAAAGAGCTCCCGTTTGCAGAGGCTCGCGCTGGTTTGTTTGAACTGAAGTCGCGTGGTGCCCCGgtatgtgtgcgcgtgtgtgtgtgtgtgtgtgtttcacgcGGTCGGAGACACTCCCCCTCCGCTGCTCCGGAtccttctctcctcctcttGCGAATCCCACTATGGCCAGGAGCTTTCAGTCGTTTAACTTCCTTGACGATCACAAAAACGCCTCTCGCAGACGCTAACGGATTTTGTTGTTGACGCAACTTGCTACCGATTGCGCCATTCGCGACgcattatgatattatattagatAATATATGTGTCGTTTCGTTATGTTATTTGACAGTTCTGTGCGCGATTATTTGTACTTTAGTAGGTTGTCCATCGCTGTACGCGCCTTAAACGCTAAGGCGCGCTTAAACTGAAATCTTGCTCGGCGGAGTCAGAACCAGCGTCTCCCGTTCAGCCAATCAGTTTGTCAACGTCACGtgcgtaattaatattcatgagacgATCCGTTCTCGTAGCATAACGCGTTAGCGCTCCACTCAAGCCAGTTGTTTCAGTCAGAGAGGAGcgcttaatatttaatattatatctgCCATCTATATCTATAGCTTATCTGTGCTGTCTAACCaacgatgtttttttttgtctgaccTTGACTTTGAAACTTAATCACAGATAAAGGTGTACAAATCAGTATCTgataggtaaaaaaaatatgaatattaaccTTTTTACTTTACAAAGAGTTCAGATATACtcaaaaaacaaacgaaaaatcAATAAAGATGAATTAGAAACTGCTCGTGAAATCTTGGTGCGCACTGCCCCTTTGTGGGAAGATATGcgtaatattttatgatattttaacacGAGAGGGCGACAAATCGTGCAAAGCTTTTAGGTCAGATCAGGGTCACATTTTTCTAATTGTCTTAACTTCCACTTAATTAATTTGAACTGATTATACTTAGCGTGTAACTAGCACGTGCTTCAAACGAAAGGTCGGCACAACACACGGCATAagatttgaatgatttattaataaagtgagGTCTTAACAACAGTTCCCGTTCTCTTCTACGCGTCTCCTGGGGTTGATTTCACACAGCAGAACTGTTCTTCTGTAATGCGGTCATTTATCACGATGGGAAGCATACCAACAAACACAGCCTTCCAGATCAGCCCTGCGCACGTTAGACTGTCACCTTCCCCAGCACGCCGTTTCcttctactgtaaatattaacttaaaaaaacctAACATTTGTACATCATTTACACATCTGTATTCATAAAGCTTACAAATCACGCCAGCAGCAGTCTCGAGTCACTCTCCATCTGAGGGGCGAAGCACTTCTATGTGTGTGAAGCCACGGTCTTCTTTTCAAACAGCAACGTCTCCTCAAGTAATCACACGCCTCTGTTTTAGTAATCAAACGAGACTGTGACATGTGATTaacacgcacacgcacaaaaaaatgatcaaagacAACCTGCGGTTATCTCACGAATCATAAATTACTGTGATAGCATAATAATACGGATTAGGTAATGCGTTTGTGTGCGCATGCATGAAGTTGGTTTATGCTCGATGCAAGAGTGAATGTGTTTCCCCTGTCTTATGTGGATATTAGAAATACAAGCATGAGTAAGTGCTCATATAACAAAGCAGCTTTTGAATGATCACTCCGTCCCTTTCTCCCAAACCGGACAATATGCGAAACAACGTCTTTCTGTGACTTTATGGCACGCGTAGATGTCTGTGGTTCGATTTGTCTTTTTCTGCCTCTTCTCTCACCCCTCTACACTTGCAAAAAGACCGCTATATCGGTTTTCACAAAAACGACCAAATAAAACTGTACCAGAACCACATTGAGActcacactatatatatattttttgttttcctacAAGAGCATTCTGCTGATTTATGAGGGGAAATGATCGGATCTCTGGATTCTCTCAGCCCGCCAACATTCACATACTTAAGGTATGTCATCCATTCAACAAACGGGCTCTGACTTTCATCCACAGTTCAACAAGAAGAGCAAAGTAACGTGTCTTTGTGCACAGCACAAAGGTGATATGTTATTACTATGTAATAGATGCAACAGACCGTGAGACTCGTGATTCTTCGTTGTTCTGAATCAAATCTCTCCCGTTTCCATGAGACAGCCGTCTCGAACTAAAATCTGGCTTGCACCACATGCACAATAACAGCCAGGTTAATGACAATCTCATCGCATCGTGTGAAATTAAATCACGTGAAATCTTACGCTTGTCAGGCTAGATACAGACCCAGTCAAACGTTAGGGTACTTTTAACACGTTTTATATTAAACTGCCAATATTATGAGATGATCAttatgaaaccttttttttttgttttcaggagAGTGATATATCTTTCTGCGTCCTGTAGAGGGGAGGTTCGGGCATTTCGTGTTTCTACGACCAAAGTAAAACATCTctatacaacaaaaacattacgaAAAACTTAGATTCCTTATTCTctacaatataaaattcaaGTGCAATTGAAGCTCCAAATACTAGTTAAACAACGTACATGTAACTCTAACTCTCGTACCGACAGGTAGTCTTTGTCTTTtatcttgttgttgttttttcttctttctttcatttatctggctttgtttttcatgttgtgGTCAGAGCAGAAAGCGATTTCCTTTCTTATACAGTTTGTAAAGAAAACTTTAAGTGCACTAGGATATTAAAACCCCTTGTGCACGTTAGGGGCATGAAAATAACCTTTTCAAAACAAgaatatatatctgtgtgtgtctgtatgtgtccTAATATGTCATAAGcttgcacatatttttttttttgttcgcacgcacacacacacacacacacacacacacacacacatatatatatacatacatacatatacaaatatatactgtagatATCAAACATCCAAAGAGGGCTTTTGCAAAATAAAGCACATAAATattagcaaacaaaaaaaaaaaaacaaacaagacaaaaaagggACAAATCTCAGACAGGAAGAAGGCCAAACGTCTTTATCTTCTTGCAGTAGTGAGGCCTTCTGGGAGCTAGTGGAGaaaagacaggaagagagatGGGGATAGAGCCGGGGTCGTGGAAGAAATGTTCGGGTTTCTATTTATACGGCCGTAGAAACCTGGAGACTTTGGAGCGTAGCAGTTTGATAAAGGAACGTGGGAACATCTCCTTTGATTCCTGCACGGTGTATTTAAAGTAGTTGTGAGGGTGAGCCAGCACATCAAACAGAGCTTTAATCAGCTTCTTATCCTGACAACACAGAAACAGAGAATTAAAAGTGGCCGGTCAAGTTAGGTTTGTCTGCAGTTGATTGCTGTATTGTAAACATACGCTCACTTTTAATATCTCCTGGTGGTTTTCTGAGGCGTAAAGTCGGCCATCTCGAACAATGTCTTCTATAAGTTGCTGGTAGTCTTCTGTAATGACAGACACATTGCTTTCATTGACAACACTGATATATGTAgtatttatgatttatagtttttttcctttttttttttttacagcctaCTTTCTTTATACCAATTTTGGCAAtattcacaaatataaataggctgtacagtaaaaacagtaatattatgaaatattattacaaatgaaaataacttttctattttaatatttttaaaataataaaaaaattgtgttattaaacttttgtaacattataaatgtcttaaatgtcaatttaatgcattcttgatgaataaaaagtattatttattactttttaaaatttgaaatcaAACTATTATGTATTGATTTTGAACAATAACTAAATCTACTGTACCAGTTACTTCTAATGCAACCCTACTGTATGCGTACGTGGGTGCCTCAATGTATATTGTTATCTTACCATCATAAGTGACATATGGGACCTGAAATCCCTTTCCGCTGTTTCCCTCATTAGATTTGAACTGGATCCACAGCTTGCGTGAACGCGAGGTGAAGGCGATCGGCCGCTCATAAGTTTGGCATGTCTCATAAGTTGTAATGGAAGTGGGCTGGGCTAAAAAGAGAGGGGAGGAGCTCAATAACACGGATTCTTGCAGGAATAATAAAGCAGCAAAGCGACAGGTATACCATACCGCTCTTCCTCATGACAAGAACATCTCCACACTCATCCTCGATAGGCAGAAAGATTTCTGGCACAACAATAAGGATGCGTCTCTTGTTTGGAGGGTTAATGGTCCAGACACAGTTGACGTTAGACGGATAGTCGCCAGGATAGTTGGGAGATTCGATGTAGCCCATGAAATCTCCCAGCTCACCACCACATAGTTGATCTGCAAGGGATAAAACAGACTTTGCCTTTGAATTCACTGCTTATTAGGTCATCTTATAGTGGATTCGCAAGTATCTGACTTACTTTTGCAGTGAGATACATTGTTAGCGCCGTCGAAGTCTGTAGTGGTGTTTCCAGGGCAGGTGATGCAGTAGTTCTGTCCCGACTCAGACTGGTAGGTACCAGCCGGACACCGGATGCAGCGGTGCGTGGTGGCGTTATAATAATGCCCGAGAGCACAGTGAACTGGAAATATAGGGAAGAGAGAATTCAAAATATGTAAGAAGTAAGCATGCTTAAAGAACCAGGAGTCGCTGTGCTTCCCAGCATACCTTTAGCCTCACAGTCTCTAAAGGACGTGCTGCCCGAGTGTTTAGTCATGAGTCCTCCTCCACAAGGGAAACACAACACACGGCCCGGCTCAGGCTGGAAGGTTCCCAGCTGGCAAGGCTGACATGGACGGAAACCATCAGCAGAGAACTGACCGGCAGGACACTGGCCTACAACCAGAGAAAGAATGAAGCaacgttttaaacatttaatatataaaaacactatttttttttaatgttttaaaatgtctttaaaaacagcaaaaatagcaatattgtgatttacacaatttaacaattcacaaaaactatGTAATAATTTCTCCAGTCTGCcacatgattctttagaaatgGTTCTAATATGATTATTTAGAATATGATTAGTATTTTAGTCTGgtaatttcaaaaaaaaagtatcaaattGACATTAgaaaacataaagaaaacaagctgTCTAgactacttttatggtgctttatttggtctttttttcACGCTTTCACAGACCCTGTATCTGTTCActatcattttataaaaatgcacagcCTGGATGTTTAACGTAATTAGTAGACAAACAGAAAAGTGGTTCATGATGTTCATCATCAGAGCCGGCCCAAGGCATAAGTAAACTAAGGAGCTGCTTAGGGCCCCGTGGCCACCAGAGGGCCCGTAAGAGAAGCCTATATGAAATtacattctattttatttatttgtagatgggcaatgataataataagaaagcacaatattaaataattaaataatctgtacatatacttttattatttccacGTTGttccatgtctttttttttctctggctcAGCGACAGCCAAAGCGTCAAGGCCATCGTTAGCTAACTTTGGTTGTTCTCGTTATTTCCATGGACTTTTTTAGGAAAAACACCCCTAAACAGATCGGACCTCAGTTAATTAGCATAACCTAGGTAGGGTATCTTTTTGTTTAAGTTTATGTTTGAACATCATGCCTCAATTAGCTAGAAATAGATCaagggttgttgttgttttacagatgctctctgctgtttaatatctattataaaaatatttatattaatattatcaattattaatatttatgtccTGTAAATTAATGGTCTGCTAGTTTATTTGACTACTTTTCAGTACACTACATTAAGTATGCCACTTTGAATGTTAAGACACCTGACCACACTTGTAAGTTTGCaactgttacaataaaaaaaaaaaatcacagaagacTAAACAAGCTTTGACAATAACCAGCACTGAGAGGTTCCCAAATAAAATTCTGCTTAGGGCCCCATGAAGGCTTTAATCCCACAAGGGGGAGCTAAAAGCAAAGAAACCTCATTCAATAGTCAACTAAACTGAAGCACTGAAGTATTATGAGCATTATGTGCACTGCGGCACGTATGAGAATCACAGATGGATTAAAATTGCCTTGTGGATGTGCTTGAGCAGCTCAAATGATTAAATTGAGCTTCTACCTACCAATTGATCAAGACTTTCCTCTGACCTTCATTAGAAATCTCACATTTGCATGATAATGAGCAATTCCGGGATTTCATTTCAGGCTATATTGACCCCCGaatttcaaatatgtattgattcattttaagaaaGGGGATGGTCTCGCATCAAACAGTTCCTGCAATCAATAGGTGTTTCATTACCATCACAAAGCTAttcattgacacacacacacacacacctccgcACTCGGAGACGTTCTTGGCCCCCGTGACGCCCTGTCCCTCGGTGCTGGGGCAGGGCTCGCAGGACAGCTGGCCCTCTCTGTCCTGATAGGTTCCTGGCGGACACAACACGCACTGTTCTTGTTCTCCGCTGTAGAAGGTTCCCACACCGCAGCTGACTGGGAGACACATGAATACACAGAAGCGCACCCAGACACACAGACTTACGGAACTGTCTTCAATGCACCAGGTcagaaaacaaaagcatcttCTAGAATGCTCACCACACTTCCCGTCGGTTAGGACTTGTCCTATACTGCAGGTCTCGTCTCCCTCTGTCTGCCGCACGGCGCGCTGGGCCACGTCGTACGCCGTGCCGGAGAACTGAATGTAGAACTGCTGCTTACTGATGGACTTCCTTAGTGTTCGCATGGCATTATGCAGCCTCTGTTTGGTCTTCTCACGCACACAGTCCACGTTACATGACTCTGACATGTATATGAAGACGAGAACGCTCACTTTTATGTTCTAGAACCACAGATGGAAATTGAGAACGCAGAGAGAACCGCTGTACACACACAAAGGCAATGTTACCTGAGGCTTCCTCTTCTTTCATTTCCATCTCAAACTCCGCTGTGATGTGGGAGACTTCCTTGGATGGAGATTTGCGGCCACGACGGCGCTTTTTGGACGAGTCGCACTTCAGATTCACAAATGTCACCTGACAGTCGTCTGTGCAGGGGAACTGACTAGCtgctgaaagaaaaggaaagataAAAGGAGAAGACGAATCAAAAGGAATCAGTCAGTATCTGAATCAGAAAGAGCTTTGcatgtttacacacacaagcaaatgTTTTAGTGACTGAAGCTCCACAGTGCAACAGAatgacaagacaagacaaggataataaaaagaataatatacaaaatagacCGTATATATAATAGACATGTACGATAAGgacaagcaaaaaaaagttaatgaaactgaaaataagGAAGTGATGATGTGGGATGggaaaaacaaaatggaaagtggtcaaaagataaaaaggaaaaaagatgctggagagaaaaagcaaacaaaataagaaGGACAAATATgaaatggagaagaaaaaaacggTTATCAGGAAGaggaaaataggaaaaaaagagaaatggtAAAGCTGATAATAGGCCATGGGAACAtgaagagaaaatgagaaatgaggaAGTAGAACAAGAGGAAAAAggagaagacaaaaaaatacataaaacaggAAAAGTGGACTAGgacaaagaaaggaaaatagaaaaaaagaaacatataaAAGTAACAGGAGGAAAATGGAAAGGAAATGGGAAATAGGAAAACGTACAAAAAAGAGGATGAGTTAAGGACACGGTACAGAAGGATAAAATAAGTCAAGGAAATAAGAGGATGCtttcagtatttaaatgtgttatatCTCACCCTGCAGGCCCTGTTTTCCCATATCCCTGTGTTTCTCCTTATTGCGGGGTCTCAGGTGGCACTTGGCGTCTTTGATCTTAAAGCGTGCTTTCTGCTTCACAGGCTGggccagcatctctgatggaCAGGAAATCGGCAAAGTCTCACTTTCACTTGCACGGTTTGGATAATAATCatggaaaacaacaaaatatgagGCCTTTTAGAAATCCAACATTCAAACACACTAAATCTGTCCTGTGGGCTGAGCGGCCCATTccaaagtattaaaaatgtgagTATCTAGTTTAGCACAACAAGTCCTAAGTCAGTGAGAGAATGAAGGGTGATGAAGGGTCAGGAGTTGAAGAGAGAACACACTGTGGTTGAGGGCTTCAGCTGGTCTTCTGCAACCATATCGAGCGTGTGGTGGTTTTGGACGTGACGGTAGGAGTTTGGTAGTGAACCTTTAagcgatgttttttttttttctagaatgtGTGAATCGAGCGTGAACCGTCTGTTTACTCGTTCTCTCCGGGCCCCGCGTGTAGAGGCCCTCAGGAGCCGCTGTGGTAGAAACCCGTCTGTGTATTTCAAATCTGTCAGCATGTAGACGTGCAGCCAGCACCGAGTCATTTACTCAGGTTCACAGCATTCCTATGTATGCTGTCCAAAACAAGAaacggcgtgtgtgtgtgtgtgtgtgtgtgtgtgtgcgcgagtgtaTTTAagcagtctgtctgtctgtctgtgcctTGCTCTGCTCTCCAAAATCTACACAACGAACCACTTGGGGAATGTCGAATTCTGAGAGCTGGGAAAGAGAGAGCACTGGGGATAATAGTAGCGTGTATGTGACCTCAGCAGGGTTGAATGATAGGACCTGTTCTAATTCTCCTTGCAGATCGGAGTTTAAACCCTTTTTTAGTGTCTGTAATGGAGTGGAACAGGTCATGCTACATGACTTGTTTACAGTTGTCCTGTCTGATCTCTGCTGGAGGGGCCAAAAGATCTAGATAGGTATTCTGGGACAAGGCAAAGGTATGCGAACGTCTGTCCTGCCATTGCACTGAGTGACCCGAGAGACCGAGATGTGAGGAAGATTTGAACTACAGCACTTGGATTAAAGGAAAGAAGTGAAAGGAAACAGTGAAAAGGATAAGAGAtagcacagaaataaaaaaactgaaggaaaggaaaggaaaggaaagctGAAACTGGACaagagataaagaaagaaataagagaTAAAGAAAACAGGAAGTGGGATAAAAggtaaagaaaaggaaaataaactgaaaaagtaGAGGAGGTGAGGATAAGACAGGAAAATGGAAAAGAGGAAATTAGGAAATGAGAAAGGAAAAGGGAGAGATGAAGGGAAAGCaaggaagaaaaaggaaaatggaaACGAGAAAATAGTGTAGAGGAAAAATTCAagaaaagcaaaagagaaaagGATCAACAGAAAACTGgaataaaaaggaagaaaaagaaaatgaaatgggaaaaaggaaaagaaatcaGGAAAAGAACAcaagaaaaataatagaaaGCAAATAGAACAATTTTTGAATAGGAAGCAAGAAAATGAAGACAGGATCAAAAGTAAAGATGTAAGGAAAGTAACGTAATGgaaagaaacagaaatcaaGAACAGAAAAAGGAAAGCAGCTAAGGA from Puntigrus tetrazona isolate hp1 chromosome 4, ASM1883169v1, whole genome shotgun sequence carries:
- the scube1 gene encoding signal peptide, CUB and EGF-like domain-containing protein 1 isoform X3, which produces MGPACFSWDVCLFFLLINTLDVMGNVGVADADECSESTDDCHIDALCQNTPKSFKCICKTGYKGDGKHCEDMDECENDYNGGCVHDCINIPGNYRCTCYDGFMLADDGHNCLDVDECLDNNGGCQQICVNTMGSYECQCKDGFFLSDNQHTCIHRSDDGMNCMNKDHGCAHICRETPKGGVACECRPGFELAENQRDCKLTCNYGNGGCQHTCDDTDVGPVCGCHQKYALHSDSKTCIETCAVNNGGCDRTCKDTATGVRCSCPVGFTLQPDGKTCKDIDECLENNGGCDHFCRNTVGSFECSCQKGHKLLTNERTCQDIDECSFERTCDHICINYPGSFECVCHKGYSLYGFTHCGDIDECSINNGSCEYGCINTPGSYECVCPPGQKLHWNKKDCVEAVKCLPNGKPTPRAQLSCTKTGGGEVCSLSCPSNALFLADSENSYTLSCGVPVQPGKVPVKRNITTSSSSSLQTCTEMLAQPVKQKARFKIKDAKCHLRPRNKEKHRDMGKQGLQAASQFPCTDDCQVTFVNLKCDSSKKRRRGRKSPSKEVSHITAEFEMEMKEEEASESCNVDCVREKTKQRLHNAMRTLRKSISKQQFYIQFSGTAYDVAQRAVRQTEGDETCSIGQVLTDGKCVSCGVGTFYSGEQEQCVLCPPGTYQDREGQLSCEPCPSTEGQGVTGAKNVSECGGQCPAGQFSADGFRPCQPCQLGTFQPEPGRVLCFPCGGGLMTKHSGSTSFRDCEAKVHCALGHYYNATTHRCIRCPAGTYQSESGQNYCITCPGNTTTDFDGANNVSHCKNQLCGGELGDFMGYIESPNYPGDYPSNVNCVWTINPPNKRRILIVVPEIFLPIEDECGDVLVMRKSAQPTSITTYETCQTYERPIAFTSRSRKLWIQFKSNEGNSGKGFQVPYVTYDEDYQQLIEDIVRDGRLYASENHQEILKDKKLIKALFDVLAHPHNYFKYTVQESKEMFPRSFIKLLRSKVSRFLRPYK
- the scube1 gene encoding signal peptide, CUB and EGF-like domain-containing protein 1 isoform X4 — its product is MGPACFSWDVCLFFLLINTLDVMGNVGVADADECSESTDDCHIDALCQNTPKSFKCICKTGYKGDGKHCEDMDECENDYNGGCVHDCINIPGNYRCTCYDGFMLADDGHNCLDVDECLDNNGGCQQICVNTMGSYECQCKDGFFLSDNQHTCIHRSDDGMNCMNKDHGCAHICRETPKGGVACECRPGFELAENQRDCKLTCNYGNGGCQHTCDDTDVGPVCGCHQKYALHSDSKTCIETCAVNNGGCDRTCKDTATGVRCSCPVGFTLQPDGKTCKDIDECLENNGGCDHFCRNTVGSFECSCQKGHKLLTNERTCQDIDECSFERTCDHICINYPGSFECVCHKGYSLYGFTHCGDIDECSINNGSCEYGCINTPGSYECVCPPGQKLHWNKKDCVEAVKCLPNGKPTPRAQLSCTKTGGGEVCSLSCPSNALFLADSENSYTLSCGVPVQPGKVPVKRNITTSSSSSLQTCTEMLAQPVKQKARFKIKDAKCHLRPRNKEKHRDMGKQGLQASQFPCTDDCQVTFVNLKCDSSKKRRRGRKSPSKEVSHITAEFEMEMKEEEASESCNVDCVREKTKQRLHNAMRTLRKSISKQQFYIQFSGTAYDVAQRAVRQTEGDETCSIGQVLTDGKCVSCGVGTFYSGEQEQCVLCPPGTYQDREGQLSCEPCPSTEGQGVTGAKNVSECGGQCPAGQFSADGFRPCQPCQLGTFQPEPGRVLCFPCGGGLMTKHSGSTSFRDCEAKVHCALGHYYNATTHRCIRCPAGTYQSESGQNYCITCPGNTTTDFDGANNVSHCKNQLCGGELGDFMGYIESPNYPGDYPSNVNCVWTINPPNKRRILIVVPEIFLPIEDECGDVLVMRKSAQPTSITTYETCQTYERPIAFTSRSRKLWIQFKSNEGNSGKGFQVPYVTYDEDYQQLIEDIVRDGRLYASENHQEILKDKKLIKALFDVLAHPHNYFKYTVQESKEMFPRSFIKLLRSKVSRFLRPYK
- the scube1 gene encoding signal peptide, CUB and EGF-like domain-containing protein 1 isoform X1 → MGPACFSWDVCLFFLLINTLDVMGNVGVADADECSESTDDCHIDALCQNTPKSFKCICKTGYKGDGKHCEDMDECENDYNGGCVHDCINIPGNYRCTCYDGFMLADDGHNCLDVDECLDNNGGCQQICVNTMGSYECQCKDGFFLSDNQHTCIHRSDDGMNCMNKDHGCAHICRETPKGGVACECRPGFELAENQRDCKLTCNYGNGGCQHTCDDTDVGPVCGCHQKYALHSDSKTCIEKDEAAIESSEFNTTSVADVDKRVKRRLLMETCAVNNGGCDRTCKDTATGVRCSCPVGFTLQPDGKTCKDIDECLENNGGCDHFCRNTVGSFECSCQKGHKLLTNERTCQDIDECSFERTCDHICINYPGSFECVCHKGYSLYGFTHCGDIDECSINNGSCEYGCINTPGSYECVCPPGQKLHWNKKDCVEAVKCLPNGKPTPRAQLSCTKTGGGEVCSLSCPSNALFLADSENSYTLSCGVPVQPGKVPVKRNITTSSSSSLQTCTEMLAQPVKQKARFKIKDAKCHLRPRNKEKHRDMGKQGLQAASQFPCTDDCQVTFVNLKCDSSKKRRRGRKSPSKEVSHITAEFEMEMKEEEASESCNVDCVREKTKQRLHNAMRTLRKSISKQQFYIQFSGTAYDVAQRAVRQTEGDETCSIGQVLTDGKCVSCGVGTFYSGEQEQCVLCPPGTYQDREGQLSCEPCPSTEGQGVTGAKNVSECGGQCPAGQFSADGFRPCQPCQLGTFQPEPGRVLCFPCGGGLMTKHSGSTSFRDCEAKVHCALGHYYNATTHRCIRCPAGTYQSESGQNYCITCPGNTTTDFDGANNVSHCKNQLCGGELGDFMGYIESPNYPGDYPSNVNCVWTINPPNKRRILIVVPEIFLPIEDECGDVLVMRKSAQPTSITTYETCQTYERPIAFTSRSRKLWIQFKSNEGNSGKGFQVPYVTYDEDYQQLIEDIVRDGRLYASENHQEILKDKKLIKALFDVLAHPHNYFKYTVQESKEMFPRSFIKLLRSKVSRFLRPYK